Proteins encoded by one window of Arabidopsis thaliana chromosome 2, partial sequence:
- a CDS encoding uncharacterized protein (unknown protein; FUNCTIONS IN: molecular_function unknown; INVOLVED IN: biological_process unknown; LOCATED IN: chloroplast; EXPRESSED IN: synergid; Has 1 Blast hits to 1 proteins in 1 species: Archae - 0; Bacteria - 0; Metazoa - 0; Fungi - 0; Plants - 1; Viruses - 0; Other Eukaryotes - 0 (source: NCBI BLink).) — MADTTQNQGVTQTRNSVQTSSRRARQPRRRSIIESVIENSGNFITEYRERRGVVLLYQDVINALRRLDVPKRTPFWRAAVRCLAQANYASAFVALEEEENIDWLEAITGFSKDGERFDEQELGFGCNGFMINSSF; from the coding sequence ATGGCAGACACCACCCAAAACCAAGGCGTAACACAAACACGTAACAGTGTACAAACTTCTTCTAGACGTGCAAGGCAACCTCGAAGAAGGTCTATCATTGAAAGCGTGATCGAAAATAGTGGAAACTTTATTACGGAGTATCGTGAAAGACGGGGTGTTGTACTTTTGTATCAAGATGTTATTAACGCTCTTAGACGTCTTGATGTCCCGAAGCGTACACCATTCTGGCGGGCTGCAGTACGATGTCTTGCTCAAGCCAACTATGCATCGGCTTTTGTTGCTctagaagaagaggaaaatattGATTGGCTTGAAGCTATTACTGGATTCAGCAAAGACGGAGAACGTTTCGATGAGCAAGAATTGGGTTTTGGATGCAATGGTTTCATGATAAATTCAAgtttctaa
- a CDS encoding uncharacterized protein (unknown protein; FUNCTIONS IN: molecular_function unknown; INVOLVED IN: biological_process unknown; LOCATED IN: cellular_component unknown; Has 30201 Blast hits to 17322 proteins in 780 species: Archae - 12; Bacteria - 1396; Metazoa - 17338; Fungi - 3422; Plants - 5037; Viruses - 0; Other Eukaryotes - 2996 (source: NCBI BLink).) translates to MVSKSSGLTLPDFSIHLGSSSPLRTYKSFLIFFFFLFFFFDLGSKLTFDFFFFFLFFFFDLGSKLVDLQETFGFVSRINFAITKRREQSSSIMNSAQLKLVTNPFKLTAKSSSQFQICLPF, encoded by the coding sequence atggtgTCTAAGTCGAGTGGTTTAACGTTGCCTGACTTTTCTATTCACCTGGGTTCGAGTTCCCCTTTACGTAcatacaaaagttttttaatttttttcttttttcttttttttttctttgatcttGGATCGAAACTGacctttgattttttctttttttttcttttttttttctttgatcttGGATCGAAACTGGTGGATCTGCAAGAGACATTTGGGTTCGTATCGAGAATCAATTTTGCAATAACAAAGAGGCGAGAGCAATCCAGCTCGATAATGAACTCCGCTCAACTGAAATTGGTGACCAATCCATTCAAGCTTACTGCCAAAAGCTCAAGTCAATTTCAGATCTGCTTGCCATTCTGA
- a CDS encoding Tetratricopeptide repeat (TPR)-like superfamily protein (Tetratricopeptide repeat (TPR)-like superfamily protein; INVOLVED IN: biological_process unknown; LOCATED IN: chloroplast; EXPRESSED IN: 20 plant structures; EXPRESSED DURING: 11 growth stages; CONTAINS InterPro DOMAIN/s: Pentatricopeptide repeat (InterPro:IPR002885); BEST Arabidopsis thaliana protein match is: Pentatricopeptide repeat (PPR) superfamily protein (TAIR:AT5G02860.1); Has 70772 Blast hits to 15680 proteins in 317 species: Archae - 4; Bacteria - 89; Metazoa - 1190; Fungi - 1125; Plants - 65689; Viruses - 0; Other Eukaryotes - 2675 (source: NCBI BLink).) translates to MDGALFPHKPPYPIQSKRPPPSQSSNQSIKFSSATLHLPPPSPPSFPLDSLLHHLVHLSSPPPRHSNSAAARFPSLEVSTDSSSSKPILGIEIENERNGSLKLLCKKEVVLVNSIVEQPLTGLSRFFDSVKSELLRTDLVSLVKGLDDSGHWERAVFLFEWLVLSSNSGALKLDHQVIEIFVRILGRESQYSVAAKLLDKIPLQEYLLDVRAYTTILHAYSRTGKYEKAIDLFERMKEMGPSPTLVTYNVILDVFGKMGRSWRKILGVLDEMRSKGLKFDEFTCSTVLSACAREGLLREAKEFFAELKSCGYEPGTVTYNALLQVFGKAGVYTEALSVLKEMEENSCPADSVTYNELVAAYVRAGFSKEAAGVIEMMTKKGVMPNAITYTTVIDAYGKAGKEDEALKLFYSMKEAGCVPNTCTYNAVLSLLGKKSRSNEMIKMLCDMKSNGCSPNRATWNTMLALCGNKGMDKFVNRVFREMKSCGFEPDRDTFNTLISAYGRCGSEVDASKMYGEMTRAGFNACVTTYNALLNALARKGDWRSGENVISDMKSKGFKPTETSYSLMLQCYAKGGNYLGIERIENRIKEGQIFPSWMLLRTLLLANFKCRALAGSERAFTLFKKHGYKPDMVIFNSMLSIFTRNNMYDQAEGILESIREDGLSPDLVTYNSLMDMYVRRGECWKAEEILKTLEKSQLKPDLVSYNTVIKGFCRRGLMQEAVRMLSEMTERGIRPCIFTYNTFVSGYTAMGMFAEIEDVIECMAKNDCRPNELTFKMVVDGYCRAGKYSEAMDFVSKIKTFDPCFDDQSIQRLALRVRENLES, encoded by the coding sequence ATGGACGGAGCACTCTTCCCTCACAAACCTCCATACCCAATTCAATCCAAGAGACCTCCACCATCTCAATCCTCTAACCAATCTATCAAATTCAGTTCCGCTACTCTTCACTtacctcctccttctcctccttctttcCCTCtcgattctcttcttcaccatctcgTTCACCTCTCTTCCCCGCCTCCTAGACACTCCAACTCCGCCGCCGCTCGTTTCCCTTCTCTCGAAGTCTCGACTGATTCATCATCGTCGAAACCCATTCTGGGTATTGAAATTGAGAACGAGAGAAATGGGTCTTTGAAACTCTTGTGTAAGAAAGAAGTTGTCTTGGTTAATTCCATTGTTGAACAGCCTTTGACTGGTTTGAGTAGGTTTTTTGATTCTGTGAAATCGGAATTGCTTAGAACTGATTTGGTTAGTTTGGTTAAGGGTCTAGATGATTCTGGGCATTGGGAAAGagctgtttttttgtttgaatggtTAGTTTTGTCTTCAAATTCTGGAGCTTTGAAGCTAGATCATCAAGTTATCGAAATCTTTGTTAGGATTTTAGGTAGAGAATCTCAGTACTCTGTTGCAGCTAAGTTGCTCGATAAAATTCCTCTACAAGAATATCTCCTCGATGTTCGGGCTTACACGACGATCTTACATGCGTATTCACGGACTGGGAAGTATGAAAAGGCTATCGATTTGTTTGAGAGGATGAAAGAGATGGGTCCTTCACCTACTTTGGTGACTTACAATGTGATTCTCGATGTTTTCGGGAAAATGGGTCGATCTTGGCGGAAAATTCTAGGGGTTTTAGATGAAATGAGAAGCAAAGGATTGAAGTTTGATGAGTTTACTTGTAGTACTGTGCTCTCTGCTTGTGCAAGAGAAGGTTTGTTAAGAGAGGCCAAGGAGTTTTTCGCTGAACTTAAGTCATGCGGCTATGAACCTGGTACTGTTACGTACAATGCTTTGTTGCAAGTTTTTGGTAAAGCAGGAGTTTATACAGAAGCGTTGAGTGTTTTGAAAGAGATGGAGGAAAATAGCTGCCCAGCAGATTCTGTGACATATAATGAGCTTGTTGCTGCTTATGTTAGAGCTGGTTTTAGCAAGGAAGCTGCTGGTGTCATTGAGATGATGACGAAAAAGGGTGTAATGCCGAACGCAATCACTTATACTACAGTGATAGATGCATATGGAAAGGCGGGAAAGGAGGACGAGGCTTTGAAGCTGTTTTATAGTATGAAAGAAGCTGGTTGTGTTCCGAATACTTGCACCTACAATGCAGTGCTTAGTCTGTTGGGGAAGAAGTCGAGATCCAACGAAATGATAAAGATGTTATGTGATATGAAGTCTAATGGATGTTCCCCTAATCGTGCCACTTGGAACACAATGCTTGCTCTGTGTGGGAATAAGGGTATGGATAAGTTTGTGAACCGGGTGTTCCGTGAAATGAAGAGCTGCGGATTTGAACCTGATAGGGACACATTCAACACGCTGATCAGTGCCTATGGGCGATGTGGTTCAGAGGTTGATGCATCGAAAATGTATGGTGAGATGACAAGAGCAGGGTTCAACGCTTGCGTTACGACTTACAACGCGTTACTTAATGCCTTGGCAAGAAAAGGAGATTGGAGATCAGGCGAAAATGTGATTTCCGACATGAAAAGTAAAGGTTTCAAACCTACTGAAACATCTTATTCCTTGATGCTTCAGTGTTATGCTAAAGGAGGGAACTATCTAGGGATAGAGAGAATCGAGAATAGGATAAAGGAGGGCCAAATATTCCCGAGCTGGATGCTTTTGAGAACATTACTCCTCGCAAACTTTAAATGCCGAGCACTAGCAGGATCAGAGAGAGCATTCACATTGTTTAAAAAGCACGGATACAAACCCGACATGGTGATTTTCAACTCAATGCTCTCCATTTTCACGAGGAACAACATGTACGATCAAGCAGAGGGGATTCTCGAGTCTATCCGCGAGGATGGGCTAAGCCCGGATCTTGTAACCTACAACAGCCTGATGGACATGTACGTAAGAAGAGGAGAGTGTTGGAAAGCCGAAGAAATCCTCAAGACTCTAGAAAAATCGCAGTTAAAACCGGACCTGGTCTCTTACAACACGGTGATCAAAGGTTTCTGCAGAAGAGGGTTGATGCAAGAAGCGGTTAGGATGCTGTCTGAGATGACAGAGCGGGGAATCAGACCGTGCATTTTCACTTACAACACGTTTGTTTCGGGTTACACGGCGATGGGAATGTTTGCAGAGATAGAAGATGTGATTGAGTGCATGGCGAAGAATGATTGCAGACCAAATGAGCTGACTTTTAAAATGGTAGTAGATGGTTATTGCAGAGCAGGGAAGTATAGTGAAGCTATGGATTTTGTGTCCAAGATTAAGACCTTTGATCCTTGCTTCGATGATCAGTCTATTCAACGGCTTGCTCTCCGAGTACGTGAGAATTTAGAATCctaa
- the HPT1 gene encoding homogentisate phytyltransferase 1 (homogentisate phytyltransferase 1 (HPT1); CONTAINS InterPro DOMAIN/s: UbiA prenyltransferase (InterPro:IPR000537); BEST Arabidopsis thaliana protein match is: homogentisate prenyltransferase (TAIR:AT3G11945.1); Has 1047 Blast hits to 1044 proteins in 315 species: Archae - 194; Bacteria - 477; Metazoa - 7; Fungi - 6; Plants - 190; Viruses - 0; Other Eukaryotes - 173 (source: NCBI BLink).) — MESLLSSSSLVSAAGGFCWKKQNLKLHSLSEIRVLRCDSSKVVAKPKFRNNLVRPDGQGSSLLLYPKHKSRFRVNATAGQPEAFDSNSKQKSFRDSLDAFYRFSRPHTVIGTVLSILSVSFLAVEKVSDISPLLFTGILEAVVAALMMNIYIVGLNQLSDVEIDKVNKPYLPLASGEYSVNTGIAIVASFSIMSFWLGWIVGSWPLFWALFVSFMLGTAYSINLPLLRWKRFALVAAMCILAVRAIIVQIAFYLHIQTHVFGRPILFTRPLIFATAFMSFFSVVIALFKDIPDIEGDKIFGIRSFSVTLGQKRVFWTCVTLLQMAYAVAILVGATSPFIWSKVISVVGHVILATTLWARAKSVDLSSKTEITSCYMFIWKLFYAEYLLLPFLK; from the exons ATGGAGTCTCTGCTCTCTagttcttctcttgtttccGCTG CTGGTGGGTTTTGTTGGAAGAAGCAGAATCTAAAGCTCCACTCTTTATCAG AAATCCGAGTTCTGCGTTGTGATTCGAGTAAAGTTGTCGCAAAACCGAAGTTTAGGAACAATCTTGTTAGGCCTGATGGTCAAGGATCTTCATTGTTGTTGTATCCAAAACATAAGTCGAGATTTCGGGTTAATGCCACTGCGGGTCAGCCTGAGGCTTTCGACTCGAATAGCAAACAGAAGTCTTTTAGAGACTCGTTAGATGCGTTTTACAGGTTTTCTAGGCCTCATACAGTTATTGGCACA GTGCTTAGCATTTTATCTGTATCTTTCTTAGCAGTAGAGAAGGTTTCTGATATATCTCCTTTACTTTTCACTGGCATCTTGGAG gcTGTTGTTGCAGCTCTCATGATGAACATTTACATAGTTGGGCTAAATCAGTTGTCTGATGTTGAAATAGATAAG GTTAACAAGCCCTATCTTCCATTGGCATCAGGAGAATATTCTGTTAACACCGGCATTGCAATAGTAGCTTCCTTCTCCATCATG AGTTTCTGGCTTGGGTGGATTGTTGGTTCATGGCCATTGTTCTGGGCTCTTTTTGTGAGTTTCATGCTCGGTACTGCATACTCTATCAAT TTGCCACTTTTACGGTGGAAAAGATTTGCATTGGTTGCAGCAATGTGTATCCTCGCTGTCCGAGCTATTATTGTTCAAATCGCCTTTTATCTACATATTCAG ACACATGTGTTTGGAAGACCAATCTTGTTCACTAGGCCTCTTATTTTCGCCACTGCGTTTATGAGCTTTTTCTCTGTCGTTATTGCATTGTTTAAG GATATACCTGATATCGAAGGGGATAAGATATTCGGAATCCGATCATTCTCTGTAACTCTGGGTCAGAAACGG GTGTTTTGGACATGTGTTACACTACTTCAAATGGCTTACGCTGTTGCAATTCTAGTTGGAGCCACATCTCCATTCATATGGAGCAAAGTCATCTCG gtTGTGGGTCATGTTATACTCGCAACAACTTTGTGGGCTCGAGCTAAGTCCGTTGATCTGAGTAGCAAAACCGAAATAACTTCATGTTATATGTTCATATGGAAG CTCTTTTATGCAGAGTACTTGCTGTTACCTTTTTTGAAGTGA
- the HPT1 gene encoding homogentisate phytyltransferase 1, whose amino-acid sequence MESLLSSSSLVSAAGGFCWKKQNLKLHSLSEIRVLRCDSSKVVAKPKFRNNLVRPDGQGSSLLLYPKHKSRFRVNATAGQPEAFDSNSKQKSFRDSLDAFYRFSRPHTVIGTVLSILSVSFLAVEKVSDISPLLFTGILEAVVAALMMNIYIVGLNQLSDVEIDKVNKPYLPLASGEYSVNTGIAIVASFSIMSFWLGWIVGSWPLFWALFVSFMLGTAYSINLPLLRWKRFALVAAMCILAVRAIIVQIAFYLHIQTHVFGRPILFTRPLIFATAFMSFFSVVIALFKDIPDIEGDKIFGIRSFSVTLGQKRVRYLN is encoded by the exons ATGGAGTCTCTGCTCTCTagttcttctcttgtttccGCTG CTGGTGGGTTTTGTTGGAAGAAGCAGAATCTAAAGCTCCACTCTTTATCAG AAATCCGAGTTCTGCGTTGTGATTCGAGTAAAGTTGTCGCAAAACCGAAGTTTAGGAACAATCTTGTTAGGCCTGATGGTCAAGGATCTTCATTGTTGTTGTATCCAAAACATAAGTCGAGATTTCGGGTTAATGCCACTGCGGGTCAGCCTGAGGCTTTCGACTCGAATAGCAAACAGAAGTCTTTTAGAGACTCGTTAGATGCGTTTTACAGGTTTTCTAGGCCTCATACAGTTATTGGCACA GTGCTTAGCATTTTATCTGTATCTTTCTTAGCAGTAGAGAAGGTTTCTGATATATCTCCTTTACTTTTCACTGGCATCTTGGAG gcTGTTGTTGCAGCTCTCATGATGAACATTTACATAGTTGGGCTAAATCAGTTGTCTGATGTTGAAATAGATAAG GTTAACAAGCCCTATCTTCCATTGGCATCAGGAGAATATTCTGTTAACACCGGCATTGCAATAGTAGCTTCCTTCTCCATCATG AGTTTCTGGCTTGGGTGGATTGTTGGTTCATGGCCATTGTTCTGGGCTCTTTTTGTGAGTTTCATGCTCGGTACTGCATACTCTATCAAT TTGCCACTTTTACGGTGGAAAAGATTTGCATTGGTTGCAGCAATGTGTATCCTCGCTGTCCGAGCTATTATTGTTCAAATCGCCTTTTATCTACATATTCAG ACACATGTGTTTGGAAGACCAATCTTGTTCACTAGGCCTCTTATTTTCGCCACTGCGTTTATGAGCTTTTTCTCTGTCGTTATTGCATTGTTTAAG GATATACCTGATATCGAAGGGGATAAGATATTCGGAATCCGATCATTCTCTGTAACTCTGGGTCAGAAACGGGTACGATATCTAAACtaa